A single window of Dermacentor albipictus isolate Rhodes 1998 colony chromosome 1, USDA_Dalb.pri_finalv2, whole genome shotgun sequence DNA harbors:
- the LOC135911989 gene encoding adenosine receptor A3-like, whose translation MSAANVTAADFNVTVRSPLEVARDVYRLAVPVMLVACLMSMVFNLVIVESAHWLRRSPSPTLCFSLSLSAANAYASLVVGVGLVVNSLLPTLYHIQPPACWALSLEAFRLTGLIASVLHLLALAVNHYIGILRPLHYAATVTRRTVWLTTAAMWLVPLFFFLLYFTSVPGQGFQVADCRYDFMLWSTFRVILSGLFFVPLVLMCFIYTHIFLLVRRHQMGAGISAQIPGQLRRSVKAVYTTLLILGTYLIGWMPAVLFYVLTCLDCPLPITSLSLDVRLTFGILTNTLVLIKSFVDPVIYVVRMREIQDAFVLMWKSRCGLVDVARSSVDLMRMAHSRSDTQRITTNGSQHKQRSIAQFS comes from the coding sequence ATGAGTGCGGCTAACGTTACGGCGGCGGACTTCAATGTGACCGTGAGGTCTCCGCTAGAAGTGGCCCGCGACGTGTACCGCCTCGCGGTGCCCGTCATGCTTGTCGCCTGCCTAATGTCCATGGTGTTCAACCTTGTCATAGTCGAGTCGGCCCACTGGCTGCGACGCAGCCCCAGCCCGACGCTCTGTTTCAGCCTGAGTTTATCAGCGGCGAACGCCTACGCGTCTCTTGTGGTCGGCGTCGGTCTCGTGGTCAACAGCCTCCTTCCGACCTTGTACCACATCCAGCCTCCGGCCTGCTGGGCGCTGTCCCTGGAAGCCTTTCGCCTAACAGGCCTCATCGCGTCCGTGCTTCACCTGTTGGCTCTCGCCGTGAACCATTACATCGGTATCCTGCGGCCTCTTCATTACGCTGCAACTGTGACTCGACGCACTGTATGGCTGACGACGGCAGCAATGTGGCTTGTGCccctctttttcttcctcttgtaCTTCACAAGCGTACCCGGGCAGGGATTCCAGGTGGCCGACTGTCGCTATGACTTCATGCTCTGGAGCACTTTCCGCGTCATACTCTCTGGACTTTTCTTCGTGCCACTGGTACTCATGTGTTTCATATATACACACATCTTCCTGCTGGTCCGACGCCACCAAATGGGAGCGGGAATCTCTGCCCAGATTCCGGGACAACTGCGCAGGAGCGTCAAGGCCGTCTACACCACACTACTGATACTCGGCACGTACCTCATAGGATGGATGCCAGCCGTGCTCTTCTACGTACTAACATGCCTCGATTGTCCCTTGCCGATCACGTCGCTGTCTCTTGACGTGCGCCTCACCTTCGGCATACTGACCAACACACTGGTGCTGATCAAGTCGTTTGTCGATCCAGTCATCTACGTGGTGCGCATGCGTGAGATTCAAGATGCCTTCGTACTCATGTGGAAGTCCCGCTGCGGCCTGGTGGACGTGGCCCGATCTTCGGTGGACCTCATGCGGATGGCCCACTCCCGCAGTGACACGCAGCGCATCACGACCAACGGGTCGCAGCACAAGCAACGCAGTATCGCCCAGTTCAGCTAG